In one Rhea pennata isolate bPtePen1 chromosome 15, bPtePen1.pri, whole genome shotgun sequence genomic region, the following are encoded:
- the CARD11 gene encoding LOW QUALITY PROTEIN: caspase recruitment domain-containing protein 11 (The sequence of the model RefSeq protein was modified relative to this genomic sequence to represent the inferred CDS: deleted 1 base in 1 codon) codes for MESKVGARMNAANASRNGAFPIVQREKLEMPVEMERPLPLGMLESLHNTKNQNHLNTVLRGELEMDDCLETLKDEEEALWENVECNRHMLSRYINPAKLTPYLRQCKVIDEQDEDEVLNSLMLPSKINRAGRLLDILHTKGQRGYVVFLESLEFYYPELYKLVTGKEPTRRFSTIVVEEGHEGLTHFLMNEIIKLQQQVKTKDVQRCELLAKSRQLEDERKQLKLNKIELLTFQERYNKMKEERNNYNDELVKVKDENYNLAMRYAQLSEEKNMAVMRSRDLQLEIDQLKHRLNKVEEECKLERNQSLKLKNDIENRPKKEQVLELERENEMMKTKIQELQSIIQADKRSLPDSDKAILDILEHDRKEALEDRHELVNKIFNLQEEIRHVEDLRDKYLEEKEDLELKCSTLGKDCEMYKHRMNTVMIQLEEVEKERDQAFRSRDEAQTQYSQCLIEKDKYRKQIRELEERNDELRIEVVRKEACIVNLESKLRRLSKDNNFHDQSLPRNLPITIISQTFGAPSPKANGQEADDSSTSEESPEDNKFFLPDQARLKRRVNLKGIQINPRAKSPVSMSKTSEFQAVRVQDEDGADTSNGRTDTSSSNPVSISNSFSSCEVSKIQTLRNRNDSIMSTTPEPPGNDSIVRRCKEDAPHCSLVEEDNDSFGCDTLELDDDSHDRHSHGAPSVHSSSSSHQSEGLDAYDLEHVSSIFRKFSLERPFRPSVTSVGRIRNSCYTIQRVTLNGDSLNSEITLVGGNDKGSFISSVKIGSLAEKAGLREGHQLLLLEGCIKGENQSVPLDTCTKEEVHWTIQRCSGPVTLQYKSNHEGYRKLLSELEEGLITSGDSFHIRLNLNISSQLDCCSLSVKCDEIVHILDTMYQGKYEWLCARVDPFTDRDLETGTIPSYSRAQQLLLVKLQRLMHRGSRDETESSYNTLRALRNTLQPEEPAPLNDPKTSPRLSRASFLLGQILQFVSRSENKYKRMNSNERVRIVTGWPSGLARTSSEAKKLLPDKLEDLDSESEINKSLSLIPYSLVRPIHCERRRPVLFTPTMLAKTLVQKLLNSGGALEFNMCKPDIVTKEEFLRKQRTETIIFSREKNLNTYECIVPANIEAVTAKNKHCLLEAGISCTKDLIKAKIYPIVLFIRVSEKNIKRFRKLLPKPETEDEFLRMCRLKEKELEALPCLYASIEADAWSSIEDLIRTIKDKIGEEQRKTIWIDEDQL; via the exons GAGGAGAGCTGGAGATGGATGACTGCCTGGAGACATTGAAAGATGAGGAGGAAGCTTTGTGGGAGAATGTAGAGTGCAACCGCCACATGCTGAGCCGGTACATCAATCCAGCCAAACTGACCCCATACCTACGGCAGTGTAAAGTAATTGATGAGCAAGATGAGGATGAAGTGCTCAACTCACTTATGCTGCCCTCCAAAATTAACCGAGCAG GCCGACTGCTGGACATTCTTCACACCAAGGGCCAAAGGGGCTATGTAGTTTTCTTGGAGAGTCTGGAGTTCTACTATCCTGAACTCTACAAACTGGTGACAGGGAAAGAGCCTACACGGAGATTTTCCACTATTGTTG tggagGAGGGACATGAAGGCCTTACCCATTTCCTAATGAATGAGATCATTAAGCTTCAGCAGCAAGTAAAGACAAAAGATGTACAGCGCTGCGAACTCTTGGCTAAGTCTCGTCAGTTGGAAGATGAGAGAAAGCAACTAAAATTGAACAAAATAGAGCTGCTGACCTTCCAGGAGAGGTACAACAAgatgaaggaagagaggaaCAACTACAATGATGAGCTGGTCAAGGTGAAGGATGAAAACTACAATCTGGCCATGAGGTATGCTCAGCTgagtgaagagaaaaatatggcCGTGATGAGGAGCCGAGACCTCCAGCTAGAG ATTGACCAGCTGAAGCATCGCTTGAACAAAGTGGAAGAGGAATGCAAGCTGGAGAGGAACCAGTCactgaagctgaaaaatgaTATTGAAAACCGACCAAAAAAGGAACaggtgctggagctggagcgGGAGAATGAGATGATGAAAACGAAAATCCAGGAGTTACAGTCCATCATACAG GCTGACAAGCGGAGTTTGCCGGATTCAGACAAAGCCATTTTGGATATTCTGGAACATGACCGTAAGGAAGCACTTGAAGATCGTCATGAGTTGGTCAACAAGATCTTTAATCTCCAAGAGGAGATTCGTCATGTGGAGGACTTGAGAGATAAG TACcttgaagagaaagaagactTGGAGTTAAAGTGTTCAACACTAGGGAAAGACTGTGAGATGTACAAACACCGTATGAACACTGTGATGATACAGCTAGAGGAGGTAGAAAAGGAGCGAGATCAG GCATTCCGTTCCCGTGATGAGGCTCAGACACAGTACTCACAGTGCCTGATTGAAAAGGATAAGTACAGGAAGCAGATTCGAGAgctggaagagagaaatgatgAACTCCGAATTGAAGTGGTTCGGAAAGAGGCTTGCATTGTTAACCTAGAAAGCAAACTCCGACGTCTCTCTAAGGACAATAACTTTCATGACCAG aGTTTACCACGGAATCTGCCCATTACCATTATTTCCCAGACCTTTGGGGCTCCTAGCCCAAAAGCCAATGGTCAGGAAGCAGATGACTCCTCCACTTCTGAAGAGTCTCCAGAAGACAACAAATTCTTCTTGCCTGATCAAGCTCGACTCAAGAGAAGAGTGAACCTAAAGGGAATCCAA ATAAATCCAAGAGCTAAATCCCCTGTCAGTATGAGCAAAACATCAGAGTTTCAAG CAGTTAGAGTACAGGATGAAGACGGGGCTGATACCAGCAATGGCCGCACAGACACTAGTTCCTCTAATCCTGTTTCTATCAGTAactccttcagcagctgtgaaGTCAGCAAAATT caaacctTGAGAAATCGCAATGACAGTATCATGTCTACCACTCCGGAGCCGCCAGGAAATGATTCAATAGTCCGCCGTTGCAAAGAAGATGCCCCTCATTGCAG cCTGGTTGAAGAGGACAATGACAGCTTTGGATGTGATACTTTGGAGCTAGATG ATGACAGTCATGACAGGCACTCACATGGAGCTCCTTCAGTgcattcttcctcttcttctcaTCAGTCAGAAGGCCTGGATGCCTATGACCTTGAGCACGTCAGCTCCATATTTAGAAAGTTCTCTCTGGAAAG ACCTTTCCGTCCCTCCGTCACATCTGTTGGTCGCATTAGAAACTCCTGCTATACTATCCAGCGCGTCACACTGAACGGAGACAGCCTCAACTCAGAAATTACTCTGGTTGGCGGTAATGACAAAGGGAGCTTTATTAGTTCTGTCAAGATAGGATCACTTGCAGAGAAAGCAGGTCTTCGAGAGGGACACCAACTCCTTCTG TTGGAGGGCTGCATCAAAGGGGAAAATCAGAGTGTTCCCTTGGATACTTGTACAAAGGAAGAAGTTCACTGGACAATTCAGAGGTGCAGTGGTCCAGTAACACTCCAGTATAAATCAAATCATGAAG GTTACCGGAAACTGCTGTCAGAACTGGAAGAAGGGCTTATCACATCAGGGGATTCATTTCATATCCGCTTGAATCTGAACATCTCGAGCCAACTGGACTGCTGTTCCCTGTCAGTGAAATGTGATGAGATTGTACATATTCTTGACACCATGTATCAGGGGAAGTATGAGTGGTTGTGTGCCAGAGTTGATCCTTTCACAGACAGGGATCTGGAAACAGGGACTATTCCCAGCTACAGCAG agccCAGCAACTTCTTTTGGTGAAACTGCAGCGGTTGATGCACAGAGGAAGCAGGGATGAGACAGAAAGCTCATATAATACCCTTCGGGCACTCCGG AATACACTGCAGCCAGAGGAGCCTGCCCCACTGAACGATCCAAAAACTAGCCCTCGTCTGTCCCGAGCAAGCTTTCTTTTGGGCCAAATCTTACAG TTTGTCAGCAggtctgaaaataaatataagcgCATGAATAGCAATGAGCGAGTCCGTATCGTCACTGGCTGGCCCTCTGGTCTGGCACGAACCTCCTCTGAAGCAAAAAAGCTCTTGCCTGATAAACTAGAAG ATTTGGATTCCGAAAGCGAAATCAATAAGAGCCTCAGTCTGATCCCTTATAGCTTGGTGCGACCAATCCACTGTGAGCGCAGGCGCCCCGTACTCTTCACCCCCACCATGCTTGCCAAGACCTTGGTACAGAAACTCCTCAACTCTGGAGGTGCCCTGGAATTCAACATGTGCAAACCAG ATATTGTAACAAAGGAAGAGTTCTTACGGAAGCAAAGGACAGAGACTATCATcttcagcagagaaaagaatCTGAACACATATGAATGTATTGTACCTGCCAATATTGAGGCTGTCACTGCCAAG aataagcATTGTCTGCTGGAAGCTGGAATAAGCTGCACGAAGGATTTAATCAAAGCCAAGATATATCCTATTGTTCTCTTTATCAGAGTCTCAGAGAAAAACATCAAGAGGTTCAG GAAATTATTGCCAAAGCCGGAGACCGAAGATGAGTTTTTACGTATGTGCCGtctgaaggagaaagaactGGAAGCACTGCCATGTCTTTATGCCTCTATAGAGGCAGATGCATGGAGCAGTATTGAAGATCTTATCCGAACAATAAAAGACAAGATTGGAGAAGAGCAGCGTAAAACCATCTGGATAGATGAAGATCAGCTGTaa